The Alteromonas stellipolaris genome includes a region encoding these proteins:
- the ttcA gene encoding tRNA 2-thiocytidine(32) synthetase TtcA, which translates to MTSAGTNRADAPLTASQNKQKYSFNKLQKRLRRNVGKAIADFGMIENNDKVMVCLSGGKDSYAMLDILMFLKRIAPINFDIIAVNLDQKQPGFPEHVLPEYLESVGVEYKIVEEDTYSIVMDKVPEGKTTCSLCSRLRRGILYSTAKKLGATKIALGHHRDDMLETFFLNMFHGGKLKSMPPKLVSDNGEHIVIRPLAYCTEKDIQRYSDAVEFPIIPCNLCGSQENLQRQNVKAMLQDWDRRFPGRIESMFSALQNVAPSHLVDKNLHDFKSISTQNGPVEDGDIGFDPPSFESPSDPTDDTVQVINLMESN; encoded by the coding sequence ATGACCAGTGCAGGCACAAACCGTGCGGACGCTCCGTTAACCGCGTCTCAAAACAAACAAAAATACAGCTTTAACAAGCTACAAAAACGACTTCGTCGAAATGTAGGCAAAGCGATTGCTGATTTCGGCATGATTGAAAACAACGATAAAGTAATGGTGTGCTTGTCTGGCGGCAAAGACAGTTACGCTATGCTTGATATTCTTATGTTTTTAAAGCGCATTGCGCCAATTAATTTTGACATTATTGCGGTTAACCTTGATCAAAAGCAGCCAGGATTTCCAGAGCACGTACTTCCTGAATACCTTGAAAGTGTAGGTGTAGAGTACAAAATTGTAGAAGAAGACACCTACTCTATTGTTATGGATAAAGTGCCTGAAGGTAAAACCACGTGCTCACTTTGTTCTCGATTACGTCGCGGTATTTTATACAGCACGGCCAAAAAGTTAGGTGCAACTAAAATTGCCCTTGGCCATCACCGTGACGACATGCTAGAAACGTTCTTTTTAAACATGTTCCATGGCGGTAAGCTTAAATCAATGCCACCAAAGCTGGTTAGCGATAATGGTGAGCATATTGTGATCAGGCCCCTTGCTTATTGCACTGAAAAAGACATTCAGCGTTATTCTGATGCCGTAGAATTTCCTATTATTCCTTGCAACTTGTGCGGGTCTCAAGAGAATTTGCAGCGTCAGAACGTAAAGGCCATGCTACAAGATTGGGATCGCCGTTTCCCTGGGCGTATTGAGTCAATGTTCAGTGCGCTTCAAAATGTGGCGCCGTCACATTTGGTCGACAAGAATTTGCACGACTTTAAAAGCATCTCTACACAGAACGGTCCAGTGGAAGATGGTGATATTGGTTTCGATCCGCCCAGCTTCGAGTCACCCAGTGATCCTACTGACGACACGGTTCAAGTTATCAATTTGATGGAATCAAACTAA
- a CDS encoding patatin-like phospholipase family protein, with amino-acid sequence MKIGLALGAGAARGWTHIGIIQALEKLGIKIDVVAGCSIGAYVGAAYASGKLEGLKEWSCSLSDWQVLALMGVGLRRGGIASGQKVFDKLASEFCAPTYEAMEKPFASVATDLYTGREVVFSSGEIGNTIQASCAIPALFAPVAHGDRWLVDGAVVNPVPVNLCRQLGADFVIAVNLNADFRPLRLEKLRLDHEENQRKTEDFFTKSQNVLKQWFSPDSKEKEESETDSKHSEQNEGIASDAIEAIEETISPPPNKVPRGNPPGILSVMSSSLEILQARVTRSRLAGDPPDILIEPQLTDVGIMEFHRAQELCEKGEQTITRIAEQIKYQLLA; translated from the coding sequence ATGAAAATTGGTCTAGCATTAGGTGCGGGTGCTGCAAGAGGTTGGACCCACATTGGTATTATTCAAGCATTAGAAAAGCTGGGTATTAAAATTGACGTGGTGGCAGGTTGCTCTATCGGTGCCTATGTTGGTGCTGCCTATGCCAGTGGCAAATTAGAAGGCCTTAAAGAGTGGTCTTGTTCTTTGTCAGATTGGCAGGTGCTTGCTCTGATGGGCGTTGGTTTACGTAGAGGCGGCATTGCCAGCGGGCAAAAAGTGTTTGATAAACTTGCCAGCGAATTTTGTGCCCCAACCTACGAAGCAATGGAAAAGCCGTTTGCTTCAGTGGCTACCGATTTGTACACAGGTCGTGAGGTAGTGTTTAGTTCCGGCGAGATTGGCAATACCATTCAAGCTTCGTGTGCTATTCCTGCTCTATTTGCCCCTGTAGCCCATGGCGATCGTTGGTTAGTAGATGGAGCGGTAGTTAATCCGGTGCCAGTTAACCTTTGTCGCCAGCTTGGTGCCGATTTTGTTATTGCCGTGAACCTCAATGCTGATTTCAGGCCCCTTAGGCTTGAGAAATTACGACTAGATCACGAAGAGAATCAAAGAAAAACTGAAGACTTCTTCACTAAAAGCCAAAACGTGCTTAAGCAGTGGTTCTCACCTGATAGTAAAGAAAAAGAAGAGAGTGAAACCGATAGTAAACATAGCGAGCAAAACGAAGGTATTGCTAGCGACGCTATTGAAGCCATAGAAGAAACGATTTCGCCGCCGCCAAATAAAGTCCCTAGAGGCAACCCTCCAGGAATTTTAAGTGTGATGAGTAGTTCGCTTGAGATACTACAAGCAAGGGTGACACGTTCACGTTTGGCGGGCGATCCGCCAGATATTCTTATCGAACCCCAACTCACCGACGTGGGTATTATGGAATTTCACCGTGCACAAGAGCTATGTGAAAAGGGTGAACAAACTATCACCCGCATTGCTGAGCAAATTAAGTATCAGCTATTAGCTTGA
- a CDS encoding DUF2987 domain-containing protein — MKRIASALIGALLTTSVAAEMVNVEYSRFYSHVKKLDNEDTQALQFAFGFLRVGEGRLCEINNAEIVTDKQTIPLVVSDEYRFTVPTEKALKLANAYVRIDLTEAANVCDMSVQLETKSSYLTASYTKEELNFIYGQYEAFFNEMGSFLSFLMPTVKGLMLQFDDKNLDYITPEGLHINNGILHLEQSEINENKGLTLPRAPLRVTAMASS; from the coding sequence ATGAAACGTATAGCTAGCGCGCTGATTGGCGCCTTACTCACCACAAGTGTTGCTGCCGAAATGGTGAATGTAGAATACAGCCGTTTTTATAGTCATGTGAAAAAACTGGATAACGAAGATACTCAAGCATTGCAGTTCGCTTTTGGATTTTTGCGTGTTGGTGAAGGGCGCTTATGTGAAATCAATAATGCGGAAATAGTGACGGACAAACAAACTATTCCATTAGTAGTTAGCGATGAGTATCGATTTACTGTACCTACCGAAAAAGCATTAAAATTAGCAAATGCATACGTGCGAATAGATTTAACGGAAGCGGCTAATGTGTGTGATATGTCGGTGCAATTAGAAACAAAAAGCAGCTATCTAACCGCCAGTTATACAAAAGAAGAGCTGAATTTTATTTATGGCCAATATGAGGCTTTTTTTAATGAAATGGGCAGCTTTTTATCGTTCTTAATGCCAACGGTGAAAGGGTTGATGCTGCAATTTGATGATAAAAATCTGGATTATATTACCCCAGAAGGCCTGCATATTAATAACGGCATACTCCACTTAGAACAAAGTGAAATTAACGAAAATAAAGGGCTCACCTTACCGAGAGCCCCACTTCGTGTTACCGCGATGGCATCAAGCTAA
- a CDS encoding glucosaminidase domain-containing protein, with translation MHKRETLKIVLITIAVLAVIVINALILTKREPDILDIPETPEATKPVPDFSAYTDVKEKKTAFFDYLRPEVEKQNAYLLTLRHYIQTLYRKALNEEPLTDDDISRLEWLQTEYRVKAEQPLTSRLLALLHKIDILPAELVLVQAANESAWGTSRFARKGYNFFGIWCFVKGCGFVPGKRNAGATHEVAKFSSLSRATYTYMRNLNRHDAYTDLREIRERLRANQIPITGVALAEGLMNYSERGAAYVDELQTMIRFNQEFLTE, from the coding sequence ATGCATAAACGGGAAACCCTAAAAATTGTTTTAATTACTATTGCTGTACTAGCAGTCATAGTCATTAACGCGCTGATACTAACTAAGCGCGAACCCGATATTTTAGACATTCCTGAAACACCTGAAGCGACTAAGCCTGTTCCCGATTTTTCTGCTTACACCGACGTTAAAGAAAAGAAGACGGCCTTTTTTGATTATTTACGCCCTGAAGTTGAAAAACAAAATGCGTATTTACTTACCCTTAGACACTATATACAAACCTTGTATCGTAAGGCTTTAAACGAAGAGCCGCTAACCGATGATGATATTAGCCGCCTCGAATGGCTACAAACTGAATACCGGGTAAAGGCGGAACAACCACTAACATCTCGCTTGCTTGCATTGCTACATAAAATTGATATTTTGCCTGCTGAACTAGTGCTGGTCCAAGCAGCGAATGAATCAGCATGGGGCACCAGTCGTTTTGCCAGAAAAGGCTATAACTTCTTTGGCATTTGGTGTTTTGTGAAAGGCTGTGGCTTTGTACCAGGTAAACGAAATGCCGGCGCAACGCACGAGGTTGCCAAGTTTTCTAGTCTTTCTCGTGCTACCTATACTTATATGCGTAATCTTAATAGACACGATGCCTACACCGATTTACGAGAAATTAGAGAGCGATTGAGGGCAAATCAAATCCCCATTACTGGCGTAGCCCTGGCAGAGGGGTTAATGAACTACTCTGAGCGTGGCGCGGCCTATGTAGACGAATTACAAACCATGATCCGGTTTAACCAGGAGTTCTTAACTGAATGA
- a CDS encoding stress protein has translation MADNKMPFKDNQPSSKLERTLSKQYDFDIKSLFSRANGLVKANFSSLFQASLVLFLTFVVLGFVAQKFIIFNDDGTFVFEHQSLIEIVAIFIVAPLIGGLYMMGVSHARGQKTTVFSIFSYVSLIFALALTQLVNGIVVQIGLVLLFAPGVYLWMATSFSLMLVADKSLTPLRAIILSCRVFNAYWAPLTGVFAVFIILFITVPLTLGLSLVWVLPLYFSMLGLLYEEMIGEEGEPTPSHTVQNKTNESSFDA, from the coding sequence GTGGCAGATAATAAAATGCCTTTTAAAGATAACCAGCCATCAAGCAAGCTAGAAAGAACACTTTCAAAGCAGTACGATTTCGATATTAAATCGTTGTTTTCCCGCGCTAATGGTTTGGTGAAAGCAAATTTTTCAAGCCTATTCCAAGCATCATTGGTTTTATTTCTTACGTTTGTCGTACTTGGGTTTGTTGCTCAGAAGTTCATCATTTTTAATGACGATGGCACCTTTGTTTTTGAACACCAATCGTTAATTGAAATTGTCGCTATTTTCATTGTTGCGCCGCTTATTGGCGGGTTGTACATGATGGGGGTAAGCCATGCCAGAGGTCAAAAGACCACGGTATTTTCTATTTTCAGCTACGTGTCTTTAATATTCGCATTAGCGCTTACACAGCTTGTGAATGGCATAGTGGTACAAATTGGCTTGGTATTGTTATTCGCCCCAGGTGTTTATTTATGGATGGCGACCTCATTTTCACTGATGCTAGTTGCCGATAAATCGTTAACGCCGCTACGCGCTATTATCTTATCGTGCCGTGTATTTAATGCATACTGGGCACCATTAACCGGCGTTTTTGCTGTCTTCATTATATTATTTATCACAGTTCCGTTAACGTTAGGCTTGTCTCTTGTATGGGTTCTACCCCTGTATTTCAGTATGCTAGGTTTGTTGTATGAAGAGATGATTGGTGAAGAGGGCGAACCAACACCAAGCCACACTGTTCAAAATAAAACGAATGAGTCGAGTTTCGATGCATAA
- a CDS encoding LysE family translocator, giving the protein MPYLNEFLTIALVHLVAVASPGPDFAVVVRNSLAYGRRIAIYTSIGIGLAILLHVGYSLVGLSVVIATTPWLFKTFSYLAAGYLLYLAYGALKSGPSQPPVEGEAEVSNKVDNSDKNRLANTKAANNIKASPQISAQKALWIGFLTNGLNPKATLFFLSLFTAIIDIDTPFSIKLGYGIYLAIATGLWFCFLSYLLSTSKIAQLIGKKGYWLDRAMGVLLVGLAAKLVLG; this is encoded by the coding sequence ATGCCTTACCTTAATGAATTTTTGACCATTGCCCTAGTACACCTTGTTGCCGTGGCTAGCCCAGGCCCTGACTTTGCCGTAGTGGTTCGAAACAGTCTCGCTTACGGTCGCCGTATTGCTATTTATACTAGCATTGGAATTGGACTCGCAATTTTGCTGCACGTTGGGTATTCATTAGTGGGGTTAAGTGTGGTTATTGCCACCACGCCATGGCTGTTTAAAACCTTTAGTTATCTTGCTGCAGGTTATCTTTTATATCTTGCGTATGGCGCACTAAAAAGCGGGCCTAGCCAACCACCAGTAGAAGGTGAGGCTGAGGTAAGTAATAAAGTAGATAATTCTGATAAAAACAGGCTCGCTAACACCAAGGCAGCTAATAACATAAAAGCTAGCCCACAAATTTCTGCTCAAAAAGCACTTTGGATTGGCTTTTTGACGAATGGTTTAAACCCTAAGGCGACCTTGTTCTTTTTATCACTTTTCACCGCTATTATTGATATCGACACGCCTTTTTCAATCAAACTTGGCTATGGCATTTATTTAGCTATCGCAACAGGGCTTTGGTTTTGTTTTTTATCCTACTTACTGAGTACCAGTAAAATTGCTCAACTTATTGGTAAGAAAGGGTATTGGCTCGACCGCGCGATGGGTGTTTTATTGGTTGGTTTGGCCGCAAAATTAGTTTTGGGCTAG
- the cobB gene encoding Sir2 family NAD+-dependent deacetylase yields the protein MNTPPRVVILTGAGISAESGLKTFRDNNGLWEEHSVEDVATPEAFARNPELVYRFYNERRLQLTNTSVMPNAAHKALATLERALKGQLTLVTQNVDDLHERAGSERIFHMHGKLLSSRCVTTNNTFECNTAFDSLSVCACCNTTTLRPDIVWFGEMPLFMDEISQDIANADIFIAIGTSGNVYPAAGFVINAKDSGAKCIELNLEPSANNWLFDESISGSATKIVPEFVARLIEEYDL from the coding sequence ATGAATACACCCCCTCGCGTTGTAATATTAACTGGTGCAGGAATTTCAGCTGAATCTGGATTAAAAACATTTCGGGATAACAACGGATTATGGGAAGAGCACAGTGTTGAAGACGTGGCAACGCCCGAAGCTTTTGCACGAAACCCTGAACTTGTATATCGATTTTACAATGAACGAAGGCTGCAACTCACCAACACTTCGGTTATGCCTAATGCAGCCCATAAAGCGCTAGCAACACTTGAACGCGCATTAAAAGGCCAACTTACGTTGGTTACACAAAACGTGGACGATTTGCATGAACGTGCGGGTAGTGAACGTATTTTTCATATGCATGGAAAATTACTGTCTAGCCGTTGTGTAACTACAAATAATACTTTTGAATGCAATACGGCATTTGATAGCCTGTCTGTTTGTGCTTGCTGTAATACTACAACTTTGCGACCAGACATTGTGTGGTTTGGTGAAATGCCCTTGTTTATGGATGAGATTTCCCAAGATATTGCTAATGCCGATATCTTTATAGCCATTGGAACCTCAGGTAATGTTTACCCTGCAGCTGGATTTGTGATTAATGCGAAGGATTCTGGTGCTAAGTGTATCGAACTGAACCTAGAGCCCAGTGCGAACAACTGGTTATTCGATGAATCTATTAGCGGTAGTGCCACTAAAATAGTTCCAGAGTTTGTCGCTCGGTTAATTGAAGAATATGATTTGTAG
- a CDS encoding sulfurtransferase, whose translation MSMLVNVQQLATQLQDEPIILVRAVMDDPVTKTPDSRDAMVLPNSVDIDLDGEGSDHTTGFPHSMPQASDFALYLGRQGLTEMSSVVVYDTRGMYSAPRVWWMLKAMGHENVKLLNGGQVAWEEKSLPVSEQRIPSHFKYESNAQSKWFVNSSAVIQAINTDAQLVDARSEARFYGKVAEPRPGVRSGHMPGAYNLPFTALLDNGFFLSVEELKGVFANTDIDLSKPIICTCGSGVTACIIGVAALMCGASDVAIYDGSWSEWGANATYPVVKD comes from the coding sequence ATGTCGATGTTAGTTAATGTTCAACAGCTTGCCACGCAACTACAAGATGAACCCATCATTTTAGTGCGTGCGGTTATGGACGATCCTGTAACCAAAACGCCTGATTCTCGTGATGCCATGGTGCTGCCCAATTCTGTGGATATAGATTTAGACGGCGAGGGTAGTGATCACACTACGGGTTTCCCTCATAGTATGCCGCAGGCATCTGACTTTGCATTGTACTTAGGCCGCCAAGGTTTGACCGAAATGTCGTCTGTTGTGGTTTACGACACCCGAGGCATGTACAGCGCTCCTCGTGTTTGGTGGATGCTTAAGGCCATGGGGCATGAGAACGTAAAATTGTTAAATGGCGGCCAAGTAGCCTGGGAAGAAAAAAGTTTACCGGTATCCGAACAACGAATTCCCTCACATTTTAAGTATGAAAGTAATGCGCAGAGCAAATGGTTCGTCAATAGCTCAGCGGTTATTCAAGCGATTAATACCGATGCTCAACTGGTAGACGCCAGAAGTGAAGCTCGGTTTTACGGAAAAGTGGCAGAGCCTCGCCCTGGGGTTCGTTCTGGGCATATGCCAGGTGCTTACAATCTTCCATTCACAGCGCTGTTAGATAATGGCTTTTTCTTAAGCGTTGAAGAATTAAAAGGTGTTTTTGCCAACACCGACATTGATTTGTCGAAGCCAATTATCTGTACCTGTGGCTCAGGGGTTACGGCGTGTATTATTGGCGTCGCTGCACTCATGTGTGGTGCAAGTGATGTTGCTATTTACGACGGTTCTTGGTCTGAATGGGGGGCAAATGCAACCTATCCAGTAGTGAAAGATTAA
- the tpx gene encoding thiol peroxidase: MATVTFQGNSVSTVGSLPEVGQQAPDFTLVKADLGEVTLADLKGKRVILNIFPSVDTGTCATSVRKFNEQAAGLDNTQVICVSADLPFAAGRFCGAEGIENVITGSTFRTSFGDDYGVAFTSMPLTGLLSRTVVVIDTDGKVLYTEQVAETTEEPNYDSAMAAL, encoded by the coding sequence ATGGCAACAGTTACGTTTCAAGGTAATTCAGTTTCAACTGTAGGTTCGCTTCCAGAAGTTGGGCAGCAAGCCCCAGACTTCACATTAGTTAAAGCGGATTTAGGTGAAGTAACCCTCGCTGATCTTAAGGGTAAACGCGTTATTCTTAACATTTTCCCTTCTGTGGATACGGGTACATGTGCAACGTCAGTGCGTAAATTCAATGAACAAGCCGCTGGTCTAGACAATACGCAAGTTATTTGTGTATCTGCCGACTTACCGTTTGCAGCTGGCCGCTTCTGTGGTGCTGAAGGTATTGAAAATGTTATTACCGGTTCTACTTTCCGTACAAGCTTTGGTGACGACTATGGTGTTGCGTTTACTTCAATGCCACTAACTGGTCTGCTATCACGAACAGTAGTTGTGATTGATACCGACGGTAAGGTACTTTATACCGAGCAAGTGGCTGAAACCACTGAAGAACCAAACTACGATTCAGCAATGGCTGCTTTGTAA
- a CDS encoding tRNA-uridine aminocarboxypropyltransferase — translation MLPHINSILALRTSELKRAKRAFNARGSKVIRCDICLLPVNACICADKPEPQASCAVLFIMYKGEYYKPTNTGRLIADVVAENYAFVWHRTEPEPNLLALLNNPKYQPIIIFPHEYAEPERCIPKPEPKTNKIPLFIFLDGTWREARKMFGKSPYLDTFPVLGVSPEISSNYLLRESTREFQHCTAEVGINVLDLAGEVEAATALAKYFSIFRHQYLKGKPHLSHKIEFAKAQVK, via the coding sequence GTGCTTCCACATATTAATTCTATTTTAGCGCTTAGAACGTCTGAGCTTAAACGCGCCAAGCGAGCATTCAATGCCCGTGGTAGTAAAGTTATCCGTTGCGATATTTGTTTGTTGCCGGTAAATGCTTGTATTTGTGCCGATAAGCCTGAACCACAAGCATCCTGTGCGGTACTCTTCATCATGTATAAGGGCGAGTACTACAAGCCTACCAACACAGGAAGGTTAATTGCGGATGTAGTAGCAGAAAATTACGCGTTTGTATGGCACAGAACAGAGCCTGAACCAAATTTACTGGCGTTGCTCAACAACCCTAAATACCAACCCATTATTATATTTCCCCATGAGTATGCTGAGCCAGAACGCTGCATACCCAAGCCAGAACCTAAAACAAACAAAATTCCGTTGTTTATTTTTTTAGACGGTACGTGGCGTGAAGCACGAAAGATGTTTGGCAAAAGCCCGTACCTTGATACGTTTCCGGTACTGGGTGTATCCCCTGAAATATCATCGAATTACTTGTTGCGTGAATCTACGCGAGAATTCCAGCATTGCACTGCAGAGGTGGGAATAAACGTGTTAGATTTGGCAGGTGAGGTTGAAGCGGCTACGGCGCTAGCTAAATACTTCAGTATTTTTCGACATCAATACTTAAAAGGGAAGCCCCATTTAAGTCACAAAATTGAATTTGCAAAGGCGCAAGTTAAGTAA
- a CDS encoding DUF2589 domain-containing protein: MAIDVTPNTVATNALQALDFSSLIGGPMDAIIKAQALAAKTTYEFINEVCLTIDPDTNEKKPVNVVFTYNNNGQEATLTVPLLVILTIPSIEVSEFTIDFIANISAGSSSTEETSSDTELGVDASAEASLGIGPFSIKVKAEANYSSKQHSKAAQESKYSVEYTMNVNVKGGQSGMPTGLQTVLNILQGSATTVGVDEQVLITPANLNIDRTSNGTIQVTMTDTQGRNVKSGKVTITPVGENPFESITLIKGNDQEELQAEVNNLVSGKRLNVTKDLIKAFRRRDTGPETNDADAVTGYTNRKGVVQFLVTLSENAVDSQGKLKIEAMVPIANSDKTEQEIIDYTYTVVTNTDPVVEVEDALPQGTKTSSKGKAKG; encoded by the coding sequence ATGGCTATAGATGTAACCCCTAATACCGTCGCAACCAATGCACTTCAAGCACTGGATTTTAGTTCACTTATAGGCGGGCCGATGGACGCAATAATCAAAGCTCAAGCTCTGGCAGCGAAAACCACCTATGAATTTATAAATGAAGTCTGTTTGACTATTGACCCCGATACAAACGAAAAGAAGCCGGTGAACGTCGTATTTACCTATAATAATAACGGCCAAGAAGCCACATTAACGGTTCCTTTACTTGTTATTTTAACCATCCCTAGTATTGAAGTTTCAGAGTTTACGATTGATTTCATCGCAAACATATCTGCTGGTTCGTCATCTACTGAAGAAACTAGCTCAGACACTGAACTGGGAGTTGATGCATCAGCAGAAGCATCACTGGGTATAGGCCCGTTCAGTATTAAGGTTAAGGCAGAAGCTAATTATTCATCAAAACAGCATTCTAAAGCTGCACAAGAGTCAAAGTACTCGGTTGAGTATACGATGAATGTAAATGTTAAAGGTGGCCAATCAGGCATGCCTACAGGCCTTCAAACAGTGCTTAATATCTTACAAGGTAGTGCAACAACAGTTGGAGTCGATGAGCAGGTATTAATTACCCCTGCCAATCTGAATATTGACAGAACGTCAAATGGGACTATCCAAGTCACCATGACCGACACACAAGGGCGAAATGTTAAATCAGGTAAAGTTACCATTACTCCCGTCGGTGAAAACCCTTTCGAGTCAATTACCTTAATTAAGGGGAATGATCAGGAAGAATTACAAGCTGAAGTAAATAACTTGGTAAGTGGTAAAAGACTAAATGTTACCAAGGACTTGATTAAAGCATTTAGGCGCAGAGATACAGGTCCTGAGACAAATGATGCAGATGCAGTCACAGGTTATACAAACAGGAAAGGCGTAGTTCAATTCCTTGTTACATTGTCAGAAAACGCGGTTGATTCTCAGGGAAAACTGAAAATAGAAGCGATGGTACCTATCGCAAATTCTGACAAGACTGAGCAAGAGATCATTGATTACACATACACTGTGGTCACAAACACTGACCCTGTCGTTGAGGTAGAGGATGCCCTACCTCAAGGAACAAAAACGAGCTCAAAAGGCAAAGCTAAAGGATAA
- a CDS encoding DUF2589 domain-containing protein — protein MDNYTEETVMSNLFTFEKLVEFPLTSIIESSANGNNTTLNFLNEYCFANTNGKREAVKFVFYYDYVKGGAAQTMRVEIPIISLITIPYYTINSAQFEMGINILSWVDVSSKTWEQADESKNDKKLLAMLGPYESSSSKVDARSVESTQYSKVNTNMKVKMDVVSSDLPSGILQLLNVSSQGVEGHIAYDLKIKSNTSRLLMDKEAVPLSLTLVKNNDEFNDSASESDDIGLVPLTVTLVPNEKVELEKAFDKKITVDSGDIVGSSSIEKVQVLTNTSGEIKVTFHPTLKEVTNGFINVSSPLTSNIKIYFRILNHD, from the coding sequence ATGGACAATTATACCGAAGAGACTGTTATGTCGAATCTTTTCACTTTTGAGAAATTAGTCGAGTTTCCATTAACTTCGATTATTGAGTCGAGTGCTAACGGAAACAATACAACGCTAAATTTCTTGAATGAGTACTGCTTCGCAAACACGAATGGAAAACGCGAAGCTGTTAAATTTGTCTTTTACTATGATTATGTAAAAGGTGGAGCTGCTCAAACAATGCGGGTTGAAATACCTATCATATCCTTGATCACCATACCCTATTACACCATCAACTCAGCCCAATTCGAAATGGGCATTAACATACTAAGTTGGGTCGATGTATCGAGTAAAACATGGGAGCAAGCGGATGAAAGTAAAAATGATAAAAAGTTGTTAGCTATGTTAGGGCCGTATGAATCTTCATCGTCTAAAGTAGACGCTCGGTCTGTTGAATCAACGCAGTACAGTAAAGTTAATACCAACATGAAGGTGAAAATGGATGTCGTTTCGTCAGATTTACCATCAGGAATTTTACAACTACTGAATGTATCTAGCCAAGGGGTCGAAGGACATATTGCTTATGACTTAAAAATCAAGTCGAACACTTCTAGGCTATTAATGGATAAGGAGGCGGTTCCACTATCGTTAACATTAGTGAAAAACAATGATGAGTTTAATGACAGCGCATCTGAAAGTGATGATATTGGTTTAGTGCCATTAACGGTAACCTTAGTTCCAAATGAAAAAGTAGAGTTAGAAAAGGCTTTCGACAAGAAAATCACCGTTGACAGCGGAGACATCGTGGGAAGTAGCTCTATAGAAAAAGTGCAAGTTCTCACTAACACGAGTGGAGAAATAAAAGTTACGTTTCATCCTACCCTCAAAGAAGTAACAAACGGATTTATAAACGTATCAAGCCCATTAACGTCTAATATTAAAATTTACTTTAGGATATTAAATCATGATTAA